The Undibacterium cyanobacteriorum genomic sequence CAAATCAAGATTGGGTACACGTCCCGTGACAACAAAATCATGCGGCACGCCGTGCGCCTTGAAGCTTACCATTTGGAAGTCACCCATCTCGACTGGGTGATCGATCAACTCATCATAATTCGCGGCGATATAGGTTCCGAAGCCGTAGCGTTTGGCTTTCAGCTCTGGCAATGAAGTGGCGACGCGCCAAGATTTTGCGGCGCTGGCATCGGGTGCTTGAATATCGACGACATGTGGCAAATGCTCACATCCCTGCGCGCACAAGAACACGCTGGTGCCATTGAAGAAGCCATGTGATTGATCGAGATGGGCGGCGCGCACCGATAAATCCCAGGCATAAACTTGATACTCCAGTTGCAGCGGACCATCACACGGAGCGGCACGCCAAGTACTTTTATCAAGTTTTTTGAGCGCGACTTTTTTACCTTTGCTATGCGTTTTGATCTGCACGATATTGCGCGCAAACTCGCGCACCATGTAACTACCCGGTATCCACACGGGCAAGGAAAAAATCTGCCCTTCTGCTGCAGGGTTTGTCACCGTAATGCTGACTTCAAACAAATGTGCAGCTAAATCGCTGGCTTTAATCTTATACGACACGTTCGTCATACTCACATCCTCTACTATCTAACCTCAATGAAAAAAATCCTTGTGCCGCGAAGGTCACAAGGATTTTTCTTTCACAAAAACGTCATAGCCCAATGCGTCGATGCGCTCTAACAAGCTTAGTGCGAACGCACCGTGAAGATCACAAACATCAAGATCTGCGTGGCAACGACTACGCTGGTCAAACGGAAACGCAATTCGACAAACCACGATGGAATATCGAAGCGTTGATACATGCGCTTATCGTATTGATAGGAGAAAATGAAGGCTGCCATTTGCACCAAGAAAGCAGCGCCTGAGATATACGCCATCGAAAACCACGCGACGATGGTTGGCACCACGCCCCACAGCAAATCCCGTTTTAAATCCTCTACTGAGCGTTCTTTACTGATGAAGGATAAGCCCCAATGCAAACCACCCACAAAGCCCAAAATAGCGATGCCGTAGACCAATTGCGCGCTGACAAAAAACTCCGCTACTTCCAAGGGCACAATACTGCACAACAACATCAACAAGACGAAAGGCGATAAGGCGGCAATCCCCAAACGCGTAGCAAACTGTTTATCTAAAGTATTCATAATTTCTAAATCAAAGTCGTACCGCCACAAGCCACATCACTGTTTTCAACTTGATAGCGAGCAGTCTATTTCAAGGAAGACGCTATTTTAGGCGAAAACAAGGGAAAGAGCCCGCTACTTCTCGGAATTTAGCGTCATTATCTGAATAAGCATTCAATTTAGGACTGTATCAGAGAAGAGGCCAAAGGCGATCCCTAACTAAGGCGCTGACGCGAGATCCGCAGCCGTATCGATATCGCGCAAAACGCCGATATCCTCCACCGGCACTTCGCACACAGCGAAGCTCGCCAACAAGGAGCGCGCTCCTTGATCACCTTGTAGCGCACGCAAAAGGGGGAACATCGCGGCGGCAAACCCCACTGGATGTCCGCGCCGCGTTTGATAAGTCGGCACAACAATCGACGCCGCCTGATTTGCCAAGCATGCTAGCATCTGCTCACGCAAACCCTGCAGAGTGGCCACTTGAATCCACGGCATATCGGCTAGAACCACAAACACTGCTGAATGGTGTGCTTCAAGTTGCGTCACGCCATAGGCCAAACTATGCCCCATGCCTGAGGCTGCATCGGGGCAAATCAACAAGCGCGACGCATACTTGTGCACGAAGGATGCGTCCAACGGCGTATCTGGGGCAAGTACGATCTGAAAATCTGGAAATACGGAAGCCACGGTCAACACCGTGTGCTCAAACACGGTGCGGCCATCGGATAGATATTGATTGAGCTTAAACGCCTCCCCAGTCGGGTCGAAACGTCGTCCTCGACCTGCGGCCAATATCAAGGCCTGGATTGATGCGGCGTCAGATTGTCGTGTTTGCTTTGGCTTTAGCGTTGGCGCTGGTGCTGAGGCTGAGGGTGAAGCTGGATCTATCTTCAACATAGCACAGCCTCACTGAACATCAACGAGCAGCTACTGCCGGCGCTGGTGCTGGGCTCTTCATACTCGCCCATTTATCTTCCAAAGCTTTAACATCGACCATGCCTGGCAAGCGACTACCATCGGTAAAGATCACAGTGGGAGTTCCTGTGACACGGAATTTCTGGCCCAGCGCAAGAACTTTATCATGCGGAGTCTGGCAACCAGCTGCCGCTGCTGGTGGGAGCTTGCCTTCTAGCATCCACTCATCCCATGCTTTACTGCGATTCGCCGAACACCAAATGTCGCGCGACTTCTGCACCGAATCATCTGCCAAAATATTGTACATAAAGGTGTAGATCGTGACGTTGTCTACGCTTTGCAAAGTCCTACGGAATTTTTTGCAGTAACCGCAATTCGGATCTTCGAAGATTGCAATCACACGCTTACCATCCCCTTTAACGTACTTCACCGCCAAGTCCAACGGCAATTCATTAAAGTTCACCTTAGTGATTTGATCGATCCTTTGCTTGGTGAAATTGGTTGCCGCTTTATTGTCGAGCACGCTACCCACAAATAAGAAACTCGCCTTCGCATCGGTATAAATTAATTCTGGACCAATCCGCACTTCATACAAACCGCCGTAAGGCGTTTTGGTGACCGACTCAATCTTCGTGCCGGGGCCTAAGCTGCGTACCAAAGTCTCGCGGATATGTTCTTTGCGCCGCGCTTCCAACTTCGCCAATCGCGCTGCCTTGGCCGCTTTGTTTGCGCTCGGTGATTTGGCTGGCTCTGCCGCAACCTTCTTTACAGCTGTATCTACAGTAGCTTTAGGTGTCGCTTGTGGAGCTGCCACTTCCGCAGTTTGCGCGAAGCTTGGCGCACCGACGCACCAAAGCGCTGCGGTGCTCAGAGCAAAAATCGAACGTAAAACAGTTTTCTTCATAGTGTAATCTCTGTGACGATTCTTCAAGATGGTGCGTTTCTCAGCTACCCATCGCGTGTGAAATCAACTTGCGTTTTAGGACAGGCAAGCGATTAAGTAAGTTCAAACCTGCACTACGCAACAGACGAACGGCAGGAATTGGACTACCAAAGAGATGATATAAACCATCGGTCGTCAGTTGCATCAAAGCGACCTCTTCAGCCCGCTCCCGGCGGTAGCGACTCAACACGCGTTCATCGCCACAATCGCGATGCGTTTCGCGTTCTTTGATACAACGCAGCAAATCACGCACATCGCCAAAACCTAAGTTCATTCCATGGCCCGCCATCGGATGCACCGCATGGGCAGCATCGCCAATCAAGGCCACGCGTTGCGCCACCAAACTATGTGGGCGAATCAAACGCAAAGGGAAAGCCTTGATAGCTTCTGGTAAAACAGGAGTCAAACGCCCTAAGACTTCAGTACTGTAGGGCGCCAGACGATCGATCAAGGACTGCATATTCTCTTGCATGATCTGCTGCGCTAAATCATCCGGTGCAGACCACACCAAAGACACGCGATTCCCCGGCAGCGGCAGCAACGCAATAATGCCCTGTTCCTGCACAAACCATTGATGGGCCACACCATGATGCGGTTTCTCGCATTCAAAATTACACACTACGCCTTGCTGATGATAAGAGCGATAATCCAAACCGATATCAGCTTGACCGCGCACCCACGATTGAGCACCGTCAGCACCAATCACCAGTTCCGCTTGCAAGACACGACCGTCGCTCAGTTGTACAGTGGCTTTATCACTATCGCACCGCAAAGCAATCGCCTGCCCCACCACCGATGTAATGTGACTCGCAAAACGCAATGCGGTATCGAGCGCATTGGCCAGATTCTGATCTTCAATAATCCAAGCCAACTCATTCGTATGAGCACCATAGGCATCAAAGCCCAAATCGCCATTGGCGAGTTCAGCCGCATCAAAAACACGCATTGCACTGACCGGAGCGATCCGTGCAGCATCGAGCGCACCCCAGACCTTGAGGCCGTCCAGCAACTGATGAGCGACATGGTTTAAGGCAAAGACACGCACATCCCACTCGCTCATTGGCGAAGACGGACGCGGCGGCGCGCTGCCGAGCAAGACGACCGAAATTCCCATTTGCGACAAGCCCAAAGCCGCCGCCTTCCCTACCGCACCGTCGCCAACAATACAAACTTGCGAACGAATGACAGAATCATTCATAGCCACACTCATTAATAGTCTTGTCTAAAGTCTTGTCTAAAAAGATGCTAAATGCTCAAGGCGCCCAATAAAGCCAAGCGACGACACCCATTCGCGAATGAGCAAGATCGAATGACGACTAAGCAGCTCCCGACCAGCGAAGGCCAATGTGCAACCGCAATCGACTATCTTGCGCACCAAGCCTTCTATTATACGTGAGCCCCGCCAAGGCCAAGAACGACCCCAGAAAAAGCGCCTTAAGCCTTGAGGGATCACAAAATTCAAAGGAATTTTCGCGACACAACAAAAAAGGTTTGCCTTTTTCAAGATCATCCGCTATACTTTTGCGTCTTGGCCTGGTAGCTCAGTCGGTAGAGCAGAGGATTGAAAATCCTTGTGTCGGTGGTTCGATTCCGCCCCGGGCCACCAAGAATAATGCGGCTCACAGCGATGTGGGCCGTTTTGTTTTGGGCTTTCG encodes the following:
- a CDS encoding DUF3429 domain-containing protein, which produces MNTLDKQFATRLGIAALSPFVLLMLLCSIVPLEVAEFFVSAQLVYGIAILGFVGGLHWGLSFISKERSVEDLKRDLLWGVVPTIVAWFSMAYISGAAFLVQMAAFIFSYQYDKRMYQRFDIPSWFVELRFRLTSVVVATQILMFVIFTVRSH
- a CDS encoding nucleotidyltransferase family protein — translated: MLKIDPASPSASAPAPTLKPKQTRQSDAASIQALILAAGRGRRFDPTGEAFKLNQYLSDGRTVFEHTVLTVASVFPDFQIVLAPDTPLDASFVHKYASRLLICPDAASGMGHSLAYGVTQLEAHHSAVFVVLADMPWIQVATLQGLREQMLACLANQAASIVVPTYQTRRGHPVGFAAAMFPLLRALQGDQGARSLLASFAVCEVPVEDIGVLRDIDTAADLASAP
- a CDS encoding DsbC family protein, with protein sequence MKKTVLRSIFALSTAALWCVGAPSFAQTAEVAAPQATPKATVDTAVKKVAAEPAKSPSANKAAKAARLAKLEARRKEHIRETLVRSLGPGTKIESVTKTPYGGLYEVRIGPELIYTDAKASFLFVGSVLDNKAATNFTKQRIDQITKVNFNELPLDLAVKYVKGDGKRVIAIFEDPNCGYCKKFRRTLQSVDNVTIYTFMYNILADDSVQKSRDIWCSANRSKAWDEWMLEGKLPPAAAAGCQTPHDKVLALGQKFRVTGTPTVIFTDGSRLPGMVDVKALEDKWASMKSPAPAPAVAAR
- a CDS encoding FAD-dependent monooxygenase, giving the protein MNDSVIRSQVCIVGDGAVGKAAALGLSQMGISVVLLGSAPPRPSSPMSEWDVRVFALNHVAHQLLDGLKVWGALDAARIAPVSAMRVFDAAELANGDLGFDAYGAHTNELAWIIEDQNLANALDTALRFASHITSVVGQAIALRCDSDKATVQLSDGRVLQAELVIGADGAQSWVRGQADIGLDYRSYHQQGVVCNFECEKPHHGVAHQWFVQEQGIIALLPLPGNRVSLVWSAPDDLAQQIMQENMQSLIDRLAPYSTEVLGRLTPVLPEAIKAFPLRLIRPHSLVAQRVALIGDAAHAVHPMAGHGMNLGFGDVRDLLRCIKERETHRDCGDERVLSRYRRERAEEVALMQLTTDGLYHLFGSPIPAVRLLRSAGLNLLNRLPVLKRKLISHAMGS